From Chitinivibrionales bacterium, one genomic window encodes:
- the proC gene encoding pyrroline-5-carboxylate reductase, with protein sequence MKIAVIGTGNMGSAIIRAILKMKSKGISLFAWDKNNTVLKNIPKQVPVIAPQAWFKKKIWPDVVIIAVKPQDMGETLSQMAGQSRQRRSFNPLWISIAAGVNIKSLEKLLGSGARLCRVMPNTPAQIGEGMSAYTMNKNCKERDSKTAEIILSSFGKCIQVPEKHMDVVTGLSGSGPAYVYLFIESLIEGGVAAGLPYAVAKKCAVQTVLGAAAMVERSDESPSDLKSKVTSPGGTTIAGLMALEENRFKFAVAEAVKKATARSVELGKQ encoded by the coding sequence ATGAAAATTGCGGTAATAGGCACGGGAAACATGGGGAGCGCGATTATACGGGCAATTCTGAAAATGAAAAGCAAAGGGATCTCCTTATTTGCCTGGGATAAAAATAATACCGTCTTAAAAAATATTCCCAAACAGGTCCCTGTTATTGCACCGCAAGCCTGGTTTAAAAAGAAGATCTGGCCTGATGTCGTTATTATTGCGGTAAAACCTCAGGATATGGGCGAGACCCTTTCTCAGATGGCCGGTCAGAGTCGTCAGCGTCGCTCATTCAATCCTCTCTGGATCTCAATTGCTGCCGGAGTAAATATCAAATCACTAGAAAAGCTTCTCGGTTCCGGAGCACGTCTCTGCAGGGTAATGCCGAATACCCCGGCCCAGATTGGTGAGGGCATGTCTGCCTATACCATGAACAAAAACTGCAAAGAGAGAGACAGTAAAACTGCAGAAATTATTCTCTCATCCTTCGGGAAGTGTATCCAGGTTCCCGAAAAGCATATGGATGTTGTTACCGGTCTTTCCGGCAGCGGACCTGCCTATGTTTATTTGTTTATCGAATCGCTTATTGAAGGTGGTGTAGCTGCTGGTCTTCCCTATGCTGTTGCAAAGAAATGCGCGGTCCAGACAGTCCTTGGTGCTGCAGCGATGGTTGAGCGGTCGGATGAAAGTCCCTCAGATTTGAAATCGAAAGTAACCTCCCCCGGTGGAACGACAATTGCCGGTTTGATGGCTTTAGAGGAAAACAGATTTAAATTCGCTGTTGCCGAAGCCGTGAAAAAGGCGACTGCCCGTTCTGTCGAATTAGGAAAACAGTAA
- the grpE gene encoding nucleotide exchange factor GrpE, whose product MKKNKLTEEEKIDKKQDQGENETVNEEVSEETAEPSVEEGTPEEGGEEVLVENVESLKEKLQAQKDSYVRLIAEFDNFKRRTAKEYERIVANANERLMLEITEVRENFERALRAEESGGDLQKFLEGMKMIFSKLDEILAKNGLKPFTEVGDPFDPNLHDALMKRHDVTIPEDHIAEIYEKGYELKGKVIKHARVIVSEGKPDTEDEGGAESANEQKSE is encoded by the coding sequence ATGAAAAAGAACAAGCTCACAGAAGAAGAAAAAATTGACAAGAAGCAGGATCAGGGTGAAAATGAAACGGTGAATGAAGAGGTTTCCGAAGAAACCGCCGAACCTTCAGTTGAAGAGGGAACGCCGGAAGAGGGCGGTGAAGAGGTTTTGGTAGAGAATGTCGAGAGCCTCAAGGAAAAACTTCAGGCGCAAAAAGATTCCTATGTCCGTCTTATTGCCGAGTTCGATAATTTTAAACGGCGAACCGCCAAGGAGTATGAGCGGATTGTGGCAAATGCCAATGAGCGGCTGATGCTTGAAATTACAGAGGTGCGGGAAAATTTTGAGCGCGCCCTCCGGGCGGAAGAGAGTGGCGGGGATCTGCAGAAGTTTCTGGAAGGGATGAAAATGATATTTTCGAAACTCGATGAGATTCTTGCGAAAAACGGACTCAAACCCTTTACCGAAGTTGGTGATCCGTTCGATCCCAATCTTCACGATGCACTGATGAAACGTCATGATGTAACGATTCCCGAAGATCATATCGCCGAGATCTACGAAAAGGGGTATGAACTCAAGGGAAAGGTGATCAAGCATGCGAGGGTGATTGTCTCGGAAGGAAAGCCGGACACAGAGGATGAAGGCGGTGCTGAGTCAGCGAATGAACAGAAGAGTGAATGA
- the dnaK gene encoding molecular chaperone DnaK, whose amino-acid sequence MGKIIGIDLGTTNSCVAVMEGGKPQVIANPEGGRTTPSMVAFTKDNQRLVGAIAKRQAVTNPENTVFSIKRFMGRRHSEVEAEEKIVPYQVVGGSSELVKVNAGGKDYTPPELSAMMLQYLKKAAEDYLGTEVKEAVITVPAYFNDSQRQATKDAGKIAGLDVKRIVNEPTAASLAYGLDKKGNEKIAVFDLGGGTFDISILEIGEGVFEVKSTNGDTHLGGDDFDQVLIDHIADEFKKENGIDLRNDRMALQRLKEAAEKAKCELSSAVQTNVNLPFITADASGPKHLDLTITRAKFESLVEHLVTRTVEPCKKAIADAKMNASDISEVILVGGSTRIPAVQQRVQEIFGKAPNKSVNPDEVVAVGAAIQAAILGGDESVKDVLLLDVTPLSLGIETLGGVMTKLIERNTTIPTKKSQIFSTAADSQTAVSIMVYQGEREMASHNRLLGKFDLVGIPPAPRGVPQIEVTFDIDANGILNVSAKDMGTGKEQQIRIESSSGLSEGEINKMVKDAESHAEEDKKEREKVDVKNQADQIIFQTEKMLKESGDKVGDELKGKIQSALDDLKKKAKGDDIEAIKASMENLSKIGGELYQQAAAAQQAAGGAGAGGPEAGAQPGGTSTGEQQGSQESGTESGGKKSDGAVDADFEEVDDDK is encoded by the coding sequence ATGGGCAAGATAATAGGCATCGATCTTGGTACGACCAATTCATGTGTGGCGGTAATGGAGGGCGGTAAGCCGCAGGTGATCGCCAATCCTGAAGGCGGCCGGACAACGCCCTCGATGGTTGCTTTTACAAAAGACAATCAGCGCCTTGTTGGCGCCATAGCAAAACGCCAGGCAGTGACGAATCCCGAAAATACGGTTTTTTCAATCAAACGGTTCATGGGACGCCGTCACAGTGAAGTTGAAGCTGAAGAAAAGATTGTGCCATATCAAGTTGTCGGTGGTTCATCAGAGCTTGTTAAAGTGAATGCCGGTGGGAAAGATTATACGCCGCCGGAATTATCGGCCATGATGCTCCAGTATCTGAAAAAAGCGGCGGAAGATTATCTTGGCACTGAAGTTAAAGAAGCGGTTATTACGGTACCGGCCTATTTTAATGACTCCCAGCGTCAGGCAACCAAGGATGCCGGAAAAATTGCCGGTCTTGATGTTAAGCGGATTGTCAATGAACCGACCGCCGCATCGCTGGCATACGGACTCGACAAAAAGGGGAATGAGAAAATTGCAGTTTTCGACCTCGGTGGCGGTACCTTCGATATTTCCATTCTGGAAATCGGTGAAGGTGTTTTTGAGGTTAAGTCGACCAATGGCGATACACATCTTGGTGGTGATGATTTCGATCAGGTGCTTATCGATCATATCGCCGATGAGTTCAAGAAGGAAAACGGAATAGATCTGCGTAACGACCGGATGGCGTTGCAGCGGCTGAAAGAGGCTGCCGAAAAAGCAAAATGTGAGTTGTCGTCGGCTGTCCAGACAAATGTAAACCTTCCTTTTATCACCGCTGATGCAAGCGGACCGAAACATCTTGACCTGACAATAACCCGTGCAAAATTTGAATCACTGGTGGAGCATCTGGTGACACGAACAGTGGAGCCATGCAAAAAAGCGATTGCCGATGCAAAAATGAATGCATCGGATATCAGCGAAGTGATTCTGGTTGGCGGATCGACCAGAATTCCGGCTGTGCAGCAGCGGGTTCAGGAAATATTCGGTAAAGCCCCGAACAAGAGTGTAAATCCCGATGAAGTTGTTGCCGTGGGTGCAGCCATTCAGGCAGCTATTCTGGGTGGTGATGAATCGGTCAAGGATGTTCTTCTGCTCGATGTTACCCCGTTATCGCTCGGTATCGAAACGCTGGGTGGTGTGATGACCAAGTTGATCGAACGGAATACAACGATTCCGACCAAGAAAAGTCAGATCTTTTCCACTGCGGCTGACAGTCAGACTGCCGTCTCCATTATGGTATACCAGGGAGAACGGGAGATGGCCTCCCATAACCGTCTGTTGGGCAAATTCGATCTTGTCGGCATTCCTCCCGCACCACGCGGGGTACCTCAGATCGAAGTGACTTTTGATATCGATGCGAATGGTATTCTCAATGTGAGTGCAAAAGATATGGGTACCGGTAAAGAACAGCAGATTCGTATCGAATCATCGAGCGGCCTGTCCGAAGGTGAGATCAACAAGATGGTCAAGGATGCCGAGTCGCATGCCGAGGAGGATAAAAAGGAACGGGAAAAGGTCGATGTGAAAAATCAGGCTGATCAGATCATTTTCCAGACTGAAAAGATGCTCAAAGAATCCGGTGACAAGGTTGGCGATGAACTTAAGGGCAAAATTCAGTCTGCTCTCGATGATCTGAAAAAGAAAGCCAAGGGTGACGATATTGAGGCGATTAAGGCATCGATGGAAAATCTTTCGAAGATCGGCGGTGAATTATATCAGCAGGCGGCTGCGGCACAGCAGGCTGCCGGCGGCGCCGGTGCAGGAGGACCCGAAGCAGGCGCCCAGCCCGGCGGCACATCCACCGGTGAACAGCAGGGTTCGCAGGAAAGCGGCACAGAATCGGGCGGCAAAAAATCCGACGGCGCTGTTGATGCCGATTTCGAAGAAGTCGATGATGACAAATAA
- the groL gene encoding chaperonin GroEL codes for MAGKQLAFDIKARDKLLKGVDLLANAVRVTLGPRGRNVVLDKSFGSPTVTKDGVTVAKEIELEDKFENMGAQMVKEVASKTSDIVGDGTTTATVLAQIIAHLGIKNVTAGANPMSIKRGIDKAVRAIVDQLEKDAKPISGKKEIAQVGAISANNDQEIGDLIAEAMDKVGKDGVITVEEAKGIETNLEVVEGMQFDRGYLSPYFVTNSETMECVLDEPMILIYDKKISAMKDLLPILEKVAQMGKSLLIISEDVDGEALATLVVNKLRGTLKISAVKAPGFGDRRKAMLEDIAVLTGGIVISEDAGFKLENTTVDSLGTCKRVSIDKENTTVIEGSGKTDDIKGRVNLIRKQIEETTSDYDKEKLQERLAKLAGGVAVLNIGAATETEMKEKKARVEDALHATRAAVDEGIVAGGGVALIRASKALDGLKLESDEAVGVSIIKRAIEEPLRMIISNAGLEASVICNEVKKGKDGYGFNAQTLEYEDLMKTVPDPKKVSRTALENSASIAGLILTTECIVSELPKEEEPAGGAGGAPGMGGMGGMGGMGGMM; via the coding sequence ATGGCAGGAAAACAATTGGCATTTGATATCAAAGCCCGTGACAAGTTGCTCAAAGGTGTGGACCTTCTGGCAAATGCTGTACGGGTAACGCTTGGTCCACGCGGACGGAATGTTGTTCTGGACAAGAGCTTTGGTTCACCTACGGTAACCAAAGACGGTGTAACCGTTGCAAAAGAGATCGAGCTTGAAGACAAGTTCGAGAACATGGGTGCACAGATGGTCAAGGAAGTTGCTTCGAAGACTTCCGATATCGTTGGAGACGGTACCACTACTGCAACCGTTCTGGCTCAGATTATCGCTCATCTTGGCATTAAAAACGTGACCGCCGGTGCGAACCCGATGTCGATCAAACGGGGAATCGATAAGGCTGTACGTGCTATTGTCGATCAGCTCGAAAAAGATGCAAAACCTATTTCGGGCAAAAAAGAGATTGCTCAGGTTGGTGCCATTTCAGCAAATAACGATCAGGAAATTGGTGATCTGATTGCCGAAGCAATGGATAAAGTCGGTAAAGACGGTGTTATTACCGTTGAGGAAGCCAAAGGTATCGAGACTAATCTTGAAGTTGTTGAAGGTATGCAGTTTGATCGCGGCTACCTTTCACCCTACTTTGTTACCAATTCCGAAACAATGGAGTGTGTTCTCGATGAACCGATGATTCTCATCTATGACAAAAAGATTTCGGCCATGAAAGACCTTCTGCCGATCCTCGAAAAAGTCGCACAGATGGGTAAATCATTGCTGATTATCTCCGAGGATGTTGATGGTGAAGCCCTTGCTACACTGGTTGTCAACAAGCTCCGCGGAACATTGAAGATTTCTGCTGTTAAGGCACCTGGTTTCGGTGACCGTCGGAAAGCCATGCTCGAGGATATTGCCGTTCTTACCGGTGGTATCGTGATTTCTGAGGATGCCGGTTTCAAACTCGAGAATACAACTGTCGATTCTCTTGGTACCTGTAAGCGTGTTTCTATCGATAAAGAAAACACCACAGTTATCGAAGGTTCCGGCAAAACAGACGATATCAAAGGCCGGGTCAATCTGATCCGCAAGCAGATCGAAGAGACGACTTCCGACTACGACAAAGAAAAACTCCAGGAACGTCTGGCAAAACTTGCCGGTGGTGTCGCAGTGCTCAATATCGGTGCTGCCACAGAAACCGAAATGAAAGAAAAGAAAGCACGCGTCGAAGATGCTCTTCATGCTACCCGTGCTGCGGTTGATGAAGGCATTGTTGCCGGTGGCGGCGTTGCGCTTATCAGAGCGAGCAAAGCACTTGACGGTTTGAAGCTCGAAAGTGATGAAGCCGTTGGTGTTTCCATTATCAAGCGTGCTATTGAAGAACCTCTTCGCATGATCATTTCCAATGCCGGCCTCGAAGCATCGGTCATATGCAACGAGGTTAAGAAGGGTAAGGATGGTTACGGATTCAATGCTCAGACACTTGAGTACGAAGACCTTATGAAGACCGTTCCGGATCCGAAAAAGGTTTCACGTACAGCACTCGAAAATTCTGCAAGTATTGCAGGATTGATCCTCACAACAGAGTGTATTGTTTCGGAGCTGCCCAAAGAAGAAGAACCTGCCGGTGGTGCCGGTGGTGCTCCTGGTATGGGTGGCATGGGCGGCATGGGTGGTATGGGCGGCATGATGTAA
- the dnaJ gene encoding molecular chaperone DnaJ has product MAKRDYYEVLGVSKDAGDDAIKRAYRKLAVQYHPDKNPGSKEAEEKFREATEAYEILKDSKKRAQYDQFGHAAFEAGGGGGAGFSGFGGGGFGGFDLSDALRAFMNDFGGGESAFGDFFGGPRRGSRRRGGGIRGNDLQVRLKLSLEEILSGASKTLKVQRQEKCSTCNGTGSKSGKKTSCTKCNGSGRVQHVTGSFFGQIIQESICPACRGEGSITTDPCPDCNGSSRQPAQTKVSVDIPAGVAEGNYIAIPGKGDAGMKGGPSGDLIVLIQEEHHPFFERHGIDLFCEIDIPFSKAALGTTETVPTLDGKVNLKIPAGTQSEKIFRLKAKGLPVLRSSQRGDQMVKVHVKTPTGLGKEEKRLFEELAAYEEKSGGIFNKAKEFFK; this is encoded by the coding sequence ATGGCAAAACGCGATTATTATGAGGTCCTGGGTGTTTCCAAAGATGCCGGGGATGATGCGATCAAGCGGGCCTATCGCAAGCTTGCGGTCCAGTATCATCCAGACAAAAATCCGGGGAGTAAGGAAGCCGAAGAAAAATTCAGGGAAGCAACCGAGGCCTATGAGATATTAAAAGATTCGAAGAAACGTGCTCAGTACGATCAGTTTGGTCATGCTGCCTTTGAAGCCGGAGGTGGTGGTGGCGCAGGTTTCAGCGGATTTGGTGGTGGTGGTTTCGGTGGATTCGATCTTTCCGATGCCCTGCGCGCATTTATGAACGATTTCGGTGGCGGTGAATCGGCTTTCGGTGATTTCTTCGGTGGGCCGCGTCGGGGTTCACGACGGCGGGGCGGTGGAATCCGCGGCAATGACCTTCAGGTCAGGCTCAAATTATCATTGGAAGAGATACTGTCCGGAGCCTCCAAGACACTCAAGGTACAGCGACAGGAAAAATGTTCAACCTGTAATGGAACCGGCTCCAAAAGCGGTAAGAAAACAAGCTGTACCAAGTGTAATGGCAGCGGAAGAGTTCAACATGTAACCGGTTCTTTTTTCGGTCAGATTATTCAGGAATCAATCTGCCCGGCCTGCCGCGGGGAAGGTTCCATTACTACCGATCCCTGTCCCGACTGCAACGGAAGCAGCCGTCAGCCCGCGCAGACAAAAGTTTCAGTCGATATTCCTGCCGGTGTTGCTGAAGGGAATTATATTGCTATCCCGGGTAAAGGCGATGCAGGGATGAAGGGCGGACCTTCCGGCGATTTGATCGTTCTTATCCAGGAAGAACATCACCCCTTTTTCGAACGTCATGGAATCGATCTTTTCTGTGAAATCGATATTCCCTTTTCAAAAGCCGCACTGGGTACCACCGAAACCGTTCCGACCCTTGATGGCAAGGTTAATCTGAAAATTCCCGCCGGGACTCAGTCGGAAAAGATATTCCGTCTCAAAGCCAAGGGACTCCCGGTTTTGCGCAGCTCCCAGCGGGGAGATCAGATGGTGAAGGTCCATGTGAAAACGCCTACCGGACTCGGTAAAGAAGAAAAAAGGCTTTTCGAAGAGCTGGCTGCCTATGAAGAAAAATCGGGTGGGATATTCAATAAGGCAAAAGAATTCTTTAAATAG
- the hrcA gene encoding heat-inducible transcription repressor HrcA — protein MFDQSLNERELSVFEAIVRNYILNGTPTGSRFLSKQKNINVSPATVRNVMGDLEEMGLITHPHTSAGRIPTDKGYRIYVDRLMKLIELPREIKKQIKNFIVQSNPSDMHMLLEATSKALSKATRQLGVVLAPKLHEGVFRHVHIHKIGERRYLMNLAIDSGFIKTMVLEFEADISSEKLELACTIMNNRFNGMELREMCSNNRELYSELQTTDPDVIRLFVPSLRKMIKQRRNEEIFAEGETNILLQPEFFDRKQMSTIIEILEEKKLLVHLFGAMNKEPSDSKKRVAISIGGENEDGKLLSFSVVKTSYHIGNMEGTLGIIGPKRMPYGYLVSAVDYTANVLENLYK, from the coding sequence ATGTTCGACCAGTCGCTAAACGAACGAGAATTATCGGTTTTTGAGGCCATTGTTCGGAACTATATCCTCAATGGGACGCCTACAGGGTCGCGGTTTTTATCCAAACAGAAAAATATCAATGTCTCACCCGCGACTGTTCGCAATGTAATGGGCGACCTCGAAGAGATGGGATTGATTACCCATCCCCATACATCTGCCGGAAGAATCCCCACCGACAAGGGATACCGGATATATGTCGACCGGCTGATGAAATTAATCGAGCTTCCGCGGGAAATAAAAAAACAGATCAAAAATTTCATTGTCCAGAGTAATCCCTCTGATATGCATATGCTTCTGGAAGCCACATCCAAAGCGTTGAGCAAAGCAACCCGTCAATTGGGAGTGGTCCTGGCGCCAAAGCTCCATGAAGGTGTTTTTCGCCATGTGCATATCCACAAAATAGGGGAGCGGCGCTATCTGATGAATCTGGCTATCGATTCGGGCTTTATAAAAACCATGGTGCTCGAATTTGAAGCCGATATCAGTTCCGAAAAATTGGAGCTCGCATGCACAATCATGAATAACCGGTTTAACGGTATGGAACTAAGAGAAATGTGCTCCAACAACAGAGAACTCTATTCGGAACTCCAAACAACCGATCCCGATGTCATACGGCTGTTTGTTCCATCCCTTCGCAAGATGATCAAGCAGCGAAGAAACGAAGAGATCTTTGCCGAAGGAGAAACAAATATTCTGTTGCAGCCGGAGTTTTTCGACCGGAAACAAATGAGCACAATCATCGAAATACTCGAAGAGAAAAAACTGCTGGTTCATCTGTTCGGAGCAATGAACAAAGAACCATCCGACAGCAAAAAGAGAGTAGCGATCAGTATCGGAGGAGAAAATGAAGACGGGAAGCTGCTCTCATTCAGTGTTGTCAAAACATCATATCATATCGGAAACATGGAAGGGACGCTGGGTATTATCGGGCCGAAGCGGATGCCTTACGGTTATCTGGTTTCGGCGGTAGATTATACTGCAAACGTCCTTGAGAACCTGTATAAATAG
- a CDS encoding tetratricopeptide repeat protein, translating to MIFLKNLLKKLNLTDKEIKILTRVLIFSSSGCILFVAAAWLLQFIAIKSSGPEPVGTARTRELLTLYTERSGDLMEVDISAHKQAADNYLKTNRPHKAIPHLLRILPATKNDRNIRYDLATAYLHSGKHPDAQMQFKELLEDDIRDSLQPAIAARLGLVLFYQDQIKESIRQLEETYSHYPHCAEAACYLAQIEASLKSPSDKAERLFLEAIDIDSDYVEARYQQARYFMNLNQYLRCRDSLIKILRIEPLHAKTHSRLGMAYYYLEQAEAAEKSYQTALALNPHDFNTLYNLGELYYTFYNDRQRAAERFKKALAIVPDHAEANFKLGLICLENEQNKEAAFFLKRAKDAEPSNIRILLQLAVAYEKLDMNDKALSAYRSIAGIDALNHIAQQKIKLLSSS from the coding sequence ATGATTTTTTTAAAGAATTTGTTAAAGAAACTCAATCTCACCGATAAAGAGATAAAAATCCTCACCCGGGTGCTGATATTCTCTTCGTCGGGATGCATTCTCTTTGTAGCAGCGGCATGGCTTCTTCAGTTTATCGCGATTAAATCATCAGGCCCTGAACCGGTCGGAACAGCCCGGACACGGGAGCTTCTGACACTCTATACCGAACGAAGTGGCGATCTCATGGAGGTCGATATCAGCGCTCACAAACAGGCGGCTGACAATTATCTCAAAACAAACCGCCCCCATAAAGCAATACCTCATCTCCTGCGAATCCTTCCTGCAACGAAAAACGACCGGAACATCAGATACGATCTTGCAACCGCCTATCTTCATTCGGGCAAACACCCGGATGCACAGATGCAATTCAAGGAGCTGCTCGAGGATGATATTCGGGATTCTCTTCAACCGGCCATTGCCGCACGGCTGGGCCTCGTCCTCTTCTACCAGGATCAAATCAAAGAAAGCATCCGGCAACTTGAAGAGACCTATTCACACTATCCCCACTGTGCCGAAGCCGCGTGTTATCTTGCGCAAATCGAAGCCTCACTCAAGAGTCCGTCGGATAAAGCGGAACGCCTCTTTTTGGAAGCTATCGATATCGATTCCGATTATGTTGAAGCCCGCTATCAGCAGGCACGATATTTCATGAATTTGAACCAGTATCTTCGGTGCCGGGATTCTCTTATAAAAATACTCCGCATCGAACCGCTTCATGCCAAAACCCATTCCCGCCTTGGTATGGCATACTATTATCTCGAACAGGCCGAGGCGGCCGAAAAATCATATCAGACAGCTCTGGCCCTCAATCCTCACGATTTCAACACCCTTTATAATCTGGGAGAATTGTATTATACTTTTTATAATGACCGACAGCGCGCGGCAGAACGTTTCAAAAAAGCACTTGCCATTGTCCCGGACCATGCGGAAGCTAATTTCAAACTCGGCTTGATCTGTCTTGAAAATGAACAAAACAAGGAAGCAGCATTTTTTCTTAAACGGGCAAAAGATGCGGAACCGTCAAATATAAGAATCCTGCTGCAACTGGCAGTGGCATACGAAAAACTGGATATGAATGATAAGGCTCTTTCCGCATATCGTTCAATCGCAGGCATCGATGCGCTCAATCACATTGCACAGCAGAAAATTAAACTTCTTTCTAGTAGCTAA
- a CDS encoding co-chaperone GroES, with protein MNIKPLADRILVQPLEAEEKTAGGIIIPDNAKEKPQKGEVVAVGPGKFSDSGQKIDMTLKKGEKVLYGKYSGTEVNIEGSDYLIMKESDVLAII; from the coding sequence ATGAACATTAAACCTCTGGCCGATCGAATTCTGGTGCAGCCTTTGGAAGCGGAAGAAAAGACTGCCGGCGGAATTATCATTCCTGATAATGCCAAGGAAAAGCCGCAGAAGGGTGAAGTTGTCGCTGTTGGACCAGGCAAATTTTCCGACAGTGGTCAGAAAATCGACATGACCCTCAAGAAGGGCGAAAAGGTCCTGTACGGCAAATATTCCGGAACCGAAGTAAATATCGAGGGTTCCGACTATCTTATTATGAAAGAGAGCGATGTACTGGCGATAATCTGA
- a CDS encoding redoxin domain-containing protein — MCGKINRIIMQSWIFILPLVASISFGEDTKLLEAGTQAPSFSLPSLGGKREVLSVWCGRMSKPYINNKPHIVILSFWATWCKPCRKEIPELMKFAKNHAGESVKIFLINIDKEGAANAGPFVKEQKYTLPVLLDPYKRTSERYGVKSLPALFVIGPEGKIRYSSTGYDDDQSLIDKMEDVVTRIREGKEVEKETVANEGESVPVGDDESADTAILPRDKWNAVARKECGDDPEEIAAELGVGVEELKIWYQELKNAALSVWSNKKNK, encoded by the coding sequence GTGTGCGGTAAAATAAATCGGATAATTATGCAGAGCTGGATCTTTATACTCCCTTTGGTTGCATCAATTTCCTTTGGCGAAGACACGAAGCTTTTAGAGGCCGGCACCCAGGCGCCTTCCTTTTCTCTTCCTTCGCTTGGTGGAAAGCGGGAAGTACTCAGTGTCTGGTGCGGAAGAATGTCCAAACCCTACATTAACAACAAACCTCATATCGTTATTCTCAGCTTTTGGGCAACTTGGTGCAAGCCATGCCGGAAAGAGATTCCGGAATTGATGAAATTTGCGAAGAACCATGCCGGCGAGTCAGTCAAGATCTTTCTGATTAATATTGATAAGGAAGGTGCTGCCAACGCAGGACCTTTTGTTAAAGAACAAAAATATACCCTCCCGGTCCTTCTCGATCCCTACAAGCGGACATCCGAACGATATGGCGTAAAATCGCTTCCCGCATTATTCGTAATCGGTCCGGAGGGCAAAATCAGGTATTCCTCGACAGGGTATGATGATGATCAATCGCTGATCGACAAAATGGAAGATGTTGTTACCCGGATCAGGGAAGGCAAAGAAGTGGAAAAGGAGACCGTTGCCAATGAAGGTGAATCGGTTCCGGTTGGCGATGATGAAAGTGCTGATACTGCGATTTTACCCCGGGACAAGTGGAATGCCGTTGCCCGGAAAGAATGCGGTGATGACCCCGAAGAGATAGCCGCAGAACTTGGAGTTGGGGTGGAAGAGCTTAAGATCTGGTATCAGGAATTAAAGAATGCTGCACTGTCGGTATGGAGCAACAAAAAGAACAAGTAG